A DNA window from Bubalus bubalis isolate 160015118507 breed Murrah chromosome 20, NDDB_SH_1, whole genome shotgun sequence contains the following coding sequences:
- the LOC102401496 gene encoding 60S ribosomal protein L7a-like, with protein sequence MLKGKKAKGKKVALASTVVKKQEAKKVVNPLFEKRPKNFGIGQVIQLKRVLTCFVKWPRYIQLQQQRAILYKRLKVLPAINQLTQALDRQTATQLLKLTHKYSPETKQETKQRLLAQEEKKTASKLPTKRPPVLRAGVNTVTTLVENKNAQLVVTAHDMVLLCSKMGVPYCIIKGKARLERLIHRKTCTTVAFTQVNSEDKSALAKLVEAIRTNYNDRYDEIHRQWGGNVLEPKSVALITKLEEAKAKELATKLG encoded by the coding sequence ATGCTGAAGGGAAAGAAGGCCAAGGGGAAGAAGGTGGCCCTGGCTTCCACTGTGGTGAAGAAGCAGGAGGCCAAGAAGGTGGTCAACCCCCTTTTCGAGAAAAGGCCCAAGAATTTTGGCATTGGACAGGTTATCCAACTCAAAAGGGTCCTCACCTGCTTCGTCAAATGGCCCCGCTACATCCAGCTGCAGCAGCAAAGGGCTATTCTCTATAAGCGGCTGAAAGTGCTTCCTGCAATTAACCAACTCACCCAGGCCTTGGACCGACAAACAGCTACTCAACTACTTAAGCTGACCCACAAGTACAGTCCAGAGACGAAGCAAGAGACAAAGCAGAGGTTGCTGGCCCAAGAGGAGAAGAAAACTGCCAGCAAACTGCCCACCAAGAGGCCACCTGTCCTTCGCGCAGGGGTCAACACTGTCACCACCTTGGTGGAGAACAAGAATGCTCAGCTGGTGGTAACTGCGCATGACATGGTCCTCCTGTGCTCAAAGATGGGGGTTCCCTACTGCATCATCAAGGGGAAGGCCCGGCTGGAGCGCCTGATCCACAGGAAGACCTGCACCACTGTGGCCTTCACACAAGTCAACTCGGAGGACAAGAGTGCCCTGGCTAAGCTGGTGGAAGCCATCAGGACCAATTACAACGACAGATATGATGAGATCCACCGTCAGTGGGGAGGCAATGTCTTGGAGCCAAAGTCAGTGGCTCTCATCACCAAGCTGGAAGAGGCGAAGGCCAAAGAGCTGGCCACCAAACTGGGCTGA